One window of Bacteroides sp. AN502(2024) genomic DNA carries:
- a CDS encoding RagB/SusD family nutrient uptake outer membrane protein encodes MMKKIQKVKNILGILILFLLSVSCHDWLDVSPKSEVKYDDLFSYKNGFKDQLTGIYTALCSENLYGANLTFGMVDALGQQYIWKQEAGIYYHLHRFEYENSNSQRVINNVWSSMYNTIANINILLKGINEHRGVLSETEEKVYEGEACALRAFLHFDLLRLFSMSYASGGNEKAIPYVKGVSNEVTPLSTVAEVIELVIEDLKHAMNLLEVDPVKAGYSSTDFIGTRKFHFNYYAVCALMARAYLYKGDKENALRCAREVIESNHYPWVASSNVTTNMRQTRDGIFEPECIFMLNNTRLKSLTESFLKDGESYTMGNLLIMSPEVCAEIFETNLYGFDWRYNYYFETLLNYYVGSTKLWQVSANYNNRQPLLRVSEMWLIAAECATSKKEAVNYINTLRRHRGFDEGSMLTEDVVTDVMLQSIIGKEYRKEFIGEGQWFLYCKRLDLPEIPDVTVPFSKAFYVLPMPDQEKEYGNRN; translated from the coding sequence ATGATGAAAAAGATACAGAAAGTAAAGAATATACTTGGCATACTTATCTTATTTTTGTTAAGTGTGTCGTGCCATGACTGGTTGGATGTTAGTCCAAAGTCTGAGGTGAAATATGATGATTTGTTCAGCTATAAGAACGGATTCAAAGACCAATTAACAGGCATTTATACTGCACTTTGTAGTGAAAACTTGTATGGAGCAAACCTCACTTTTGGTATGGTAGATGCACTAGGTCAACAATATATATGGAAACAAGAGGCCGGCATTTATTATCATTTGCATCGGTTTGAATACGAAAACAGCAACAGCCAGAGAGTCATAAACAATGTGTGGAGCAGTATGTATAATACGATAGCCAATATCAATATTTTATTGAAAGGGATCAATGAACATCGAGGTGTTCTGTCGGAAACCGAAGAAAAGGTTTATGAGGGCGAAGCATGTGCTTTGCGTGCCTTTCTGCATTTCGATTTGCTCAGGTTGTTCAGCATGAGCTATGCAAGTGGGGGCAATGAAAAAGCTATCCCGTATGTTAAGGGAGTGTCGAATGAGGTTACCCCACTATCTACGGTTGCCGAGGTTATTGAATTAGTGATTGAAGACTTAAAGCATGCCATGAATCTATTGGAGGTCGATCCAGTGAAAGCTGGGTACTCTTCTACCGACTTTATAGGTACCCGCAAATTCCATTTTAATTATTATGCTGTTTGTGCCTTAATGGCTCGAGCCTATCTTTATAAAGGCGATAAGGAGAATGCATTGCGGTGTGCCCGCGAAGTGATAGAATCGAATCATTATCCTTGGGTGGCAAGTAGCAATGTAACTACCAACATGCGCCAGACTCGCGATGGAATATTTGAACCGGAGTGTATCTTCATGCTAAATAATACAAGGCTGAAATCGTTGACAGAAAGTTTTCTGAAAGACGGTGAGAGCTACACTATGGGGAACTTGCTCATTATGTCTCCGGAAGTATGTGCGGAGATCTTCGAAACGAACCTATATGGGTTTGATTGGCGATATAACTACTATTTTGAAACATTGTTGAACTACTATGTCGGTAGTACTAAGTTGTGGCAAGTTTCTGCCAATTATAATAACCGGCAGCCATTACTTAGAGTAAGTGAAATGTGGTTGATTGCTGCTGAATGCGCTACCTCTAAGAAAGAGGCTGTGAACTATATTAACACACTGCGTAGGCATAGGGGGTTCGATGAGGGGAGTATGCTGACAGAAGACGTTGTAACAGATGTGATGCTACAATCCATTATAGGGAAAGAATATCGAAAAGAGTTTATCGGTGAGGGGCAATGGTTTTTGTACTGTAAGCGCTTAGACCTCCCGGAAATTCCCGATGTAACAGTGCCTTTCAGTAAAGCTTTTTATGTACTCCCGATGCCCGATCAAGAAAAGGAATACGGTAATAGAAACTAA
- a CDS encoding DUF4843 domain-containing protein → MKRLGYAISLLLLLIGCTKDNYLQYDTKVASLRFVYSSGVKDSTVYSFGLHPGMQEDVVEVPFGLIGLSSSEPRKVAVEVVKEKTTAIENSEFVIEPCMLPADAVTGSIRIKVRRSDNLDGNGKVVALRLRANDYFEEAPVDRSMFRIIITNELTEPVGWIFNEYSRIKHEFVILHTGVATNYNKWSTSEQIYWKGILIKALYEYNKAHPGKPLIDENGLIITF, encoded by the coding sequence ATGAAACGATTAGGTTATGCTATAAGCTTGTTGCTACTTTTAATTGGTTGTACTAAAGATAATTATTTGCAGTATGATACTAAGGTAGCTTCTTTGCGATTTGTTTACTCTTCGGGAGTGAAGGACAGTACGGTCTATTCCTTCGGTTTGCATCCGGGCATGCAGGAAGATGTTGTGGAAGTACCGTTCGGCTTGATAGGTTTGAGTTCCTCTGAGCCCAGAAAAGTTGCAGTGGAGGTTGTTAAAGAGAAAACAACAGCGATAGAGAATAGTGAATTTGTGATTGAGCCATGCATGCTTCCCGCAGATGCCGTTACTGGCAGTATAAGAATAAAAGTGCGTAGAAGTGACAATCTGGATGGAAACGGTAAGGTCGTTGCATTGCGCTTACGGGCCAATGACTATTTTGAAGAAGCACCAGTCGACAGGTCCATGTTTCGTATCATAATAACCAATGAGCTGACAGAACCCGTAGGATGGATTTTCAATGAATACAGCCGTATCAAGCACGAGTTCGTGATTCTGCATACAGGCGTTGCCACAAATTATAACAAATGGAGTACTTCGGAACAGATTTATTGGAAAGGTATATTAATCAAAGCGTTGTACGAATATAATAAGGCGCATCCGGGAAAACCTTTGATAGATGAAAATGGGCTGATAATAACTTTCTGA
- a CDS encoding PKD-like family lipoprotein, whose product MRNILILYLCFIGLTMNLSACYEDRGNYDYSELPHITIQAKDTVHATQFTTLELPVEMNLDDYDSKDYEFSWRLWPNDIGGVWKQKTIANTKDLSYAVTEIPGSYSLVLTCHNKQSGVNTYKQILLVVQGVITEGWMVLHEKDGKTDFDLVMSPYFSNRVDKDLILHNVYQSVNGEQLEGRGVKIGSFFCIGRYQNVTILTDKGGARLDAITMQKIFDISTLMPDMSNWKPENYLFYHYYWSPARFGYDAIISNGHFYEYSAMGAMGFTTYIEPILKDEMTYRSAAYAPRYFDYYLAIIYDELGGRFLCFPKHNNGSSTWILQEMPDNASGTVCNIKNMHAKLRYMDTGFNNYEYGLFEDWDTHANALYAFNFDASVNVDKAMYSAANCPDIQKADYFALGDLGPVFYYATDRDIYQYDYMGTNTGKKVYSLANNEERITGMKIFKPCVDRFIRSHPYNNKVLMISTYNGFSKEGKLYMYYINVSNGAIDVSSEKVIGGFGEILDMEYNFAKYGS is encoded by the coding sequence ATGAGAAATATTTTAATTTTATACTTATGCTTTATTGGGCTGACAATGAACCTGTCTGCTTGCTATGAGGATCGGGGGAATTATGATTATTCAGAGTTGCCTCATATTACTATACAAGCAAAAGATACTGTGCATGCCACGCAGTTTACAACATTGGAACTACCTGTAGAAATGAATCTGGACGACTACGACAGCAAGGACTACGAGTTTAGCTGGCGTCTTTGGCCGAATGATATAGGAGGAGTATGGAAACAGAAAACTATTGCAAATACTAAAGACCTTTCTTATGCAGTGACCGAGATTCCGGGTTCCTACTCGTTAGTACTTACTTGCCACAACAAACAGTCCGGAGTAAATACCTATAAACAGATTCTTTTGGTTGTTCAGGGAGTTATTACCGAAGGCTGGATGGTGTTACATGAGAAAGACGGAAAGACCGATTTCGATTTGGTGATGAGTCCCTACTTCTCCAACCGGGTCGATAAGGACCTGATACTGCATAACGTTTATCAGTCTGTCAACGGAGAACAATTAGAGGGAAGAGGCGTTAAGATTGGTAGTTTCTTCTGTATAGGACGTTATCAAAACGTAACGATTCTCACCGATAAGGGTGGCGCTCGTTTAGATGCCATCACTATGCAGAAAATATTCGACATTTCTACTTTGATGCCCGATATGAGCAATTGGAAGCCGGAGAACTATCTTTTTTATCATTATTATTGGAGTCCTGCCCGGTTTGGATACGATGCCATTATCTCTAATGGGCATTTTTATGAGTATAGTGCTATGGGGGCAATGGGGTTCACTACTTACATTGAGCCTATCCTGAAAGACGAAATGACGTACAGGTCGGCTGCCTATGCTCCCCGCTACTTCGATTACTATCTTGCCATTATCTACGATGAATTAGGCGGGCGGTTCTTATGTTTCCCAAAGCACAACAATGGTAGTTCTACATGGATACTTCAGGAAATGCCTGACAATGCCTCCGGTACTGTATGCAACATTAAGAACATGCATGCCAAGCTGCGGTATATGGATACTGGATTTAATAATTACGAATATGGATTGTTTGAGGATTGGGATACCCATGCCAATGCTTTATATGCATTTAACTTCGATGCCAGTGTCAATGTGGACAAAGCTATGTATAGCGCGGCGAACTGTCCCGATATTCAGAAGGCCGATTATTTTGCATTAGGCGATTTAGGACCGGTATTTTATTATGCTACCGACAGGGATATCTATCAGTATGATTATATGGGAACCAATACAGGGAAAAAGGTTTATTCCTTGGCCAACAATGAGGAAAGAATCACTGGCATGAAAATATTCAAGCCTTGCGTTGATCGTTTCATTCGTTCGCACCCTTACAATAACAAGGTGCTTATGATATCTACCTATAACGGTTTTTCCAAAGAAGGAAAGCTTTACATGTACTATATCAATGTAAGCAATGGGGCGATTGACGTCTCCTCGGAAAAGGTTATTGGCGGATTTGGTGAGATTTTGGATATGGAATACAATTTCGCGAAGTATGGCTCTTAA
- a CDS encoding TlpA family protein disulfide reductase yields MRQVSAQVIICFEAFNKEDIWVAFRDSSYKTILDECGKGVIEVPDSLPSGYAVLYGPRKIYNFYLMPGTRQSMKIHSNGHLDFNGAGKEINEYLNGKSINNPGLSYDQPEDEFLKQWEQMLVRLQDHLDSLSLPKTFKFVEHKRLHYWACNMLQAYPLYRARRLNTKWYAPKDDYYRRMERAMKEDMDAYELWEYRKAFENYIWSFAKKIAGNQPLEQLREALMHINQSVSDPRLTEYLVHAVMYQHVRNYGAEGVDKFLPVYEEKVRDSVRKADFDKLYQKHCRLAKGRKAPNFRLSDINGNWVSLSSLLGKYVFIDLWATWCMPCCKELPFMQQMEERYKGKPIQFIGISIDNDEAAWRRKVKADNLKGLQLHVDRESTFRDDYQISFIPRFMLINPEGKIVDVKLSRPSDPATMEFLDALLE; encoded by the coding sequence ATGAGGCAGGTATCTGCTCAGGTCATTATCTGCTTCGAAGCGTTTAATAAGGAAGATATATGGGTGGCCTTTCGGGACTCGTCCTACAAAACGATACTCGATGAGTGTGGAAAAGGGGTGATTGAAGTTCCGGATTCGTTGCCGTCAGGGTATGCGGTGTTGTATGGGCCTCGTAAGATATATAATTTTTATCTTATGCCGGGTACACGGCAAAGTATGAAAATACATTCCAACGGACACCTCGATTTCAATGGAGCAGGGAAAGAAATTAATGAGTACTTAAATGGAAAAAGCATAAACAATCCGGGACTAAGCTACGACCAGCCCGAAGACGAATTTCTTAAACAGTGGGAGCAGATGCTTGTAAGGCTTCAGGATCATCTCGACTCGCTTTCGTTGCCCAAAACATTTAAGTTCGTGGAACATAAGCGGCTGCATTATTGGGCATGTAATATGCTTCAAGCCTATCCGCTTTATCGTGCAAGAAGACTCAATACTAAGTGGTATGCTCCTAAAGACGATTATTATCGGCGGATGGAGAGGGCTATGAAGGAGGATATGGATGCCTATGAGTTATGGGAATATAGAAAGGCTTTCGAGAATTATATATGGTCTTTTGCCAAGAAAATAGCTGGAAACCAACCTCTGGAACAACTACGTGAGGCATTGATGCACATAAACCAGTCGGTGAGCGACCCTAGGCTTACCGAATATTTGGTTCATGCTGTTATGTATCAACATGTAAGGAACTATGGTGCGGAGGGCGTTGACAAATTTCTGCCTGTCTACGAGGAAAAGGTTCGGGATTCTGTACGAAAGGCAGATTTTGATAAGTTGTATCAAAAACATTGTCGTTTGGCAAAAGGTCGTAAAGCACCGAACTTTAGGCTCTCCGATATTAACGGTAACTGGGTTTCTCTATCGAGTTTGTTGGGTAAATATGTATTTATAGATTTATGGGCTACATGGTGTATGCCTTGTTGCAAAGAGCTCCCTTTTATGCAGCAAATGGAAGAAAGGTACAAGGGGAAGCCAATTCAGTTTATAGGTATCTCTATCGACAATGATGAGGCTGCTTGGCGAAGAAAGGTCAAGGCTGATAATCTGAAGGGACTTCAGTTGCATGTAGACAGGGAGTCTACGTTTCGTGACGATTATCAAATCTCTTTCATTCCACGCTTTATGCTGATTAATCCTGAGGGCAAAATTGTAGATGTGAAACTGTCCCGACCTTCTGACCCTGCCACTATGGAGTTCTTGGATGCCTTGTTGGAGTAG
- a CDS encoding NADH-quinone oxidoreductase subunit N encodes MDYSQFLYMREELSLIAVLLLLFLADLFMSPDAHKNSGKARLNTMLPVILMAIHTAINLIPGTAADAFGGMYHYVPMHTVIKSILHIGTLIVFLMAHEWMKREDTSFKQGEFYVLTLSTLFGMYLMISAGHFLMFFIGLETASIPMAALIAFDKYRHNSAEAGAKYILTALFSSALLLFGLSMFYGSAGTLYFDDLPAHINGNPLQIMAFVFFFAGMAFKLSLVPFHLWTADVYEGAPSTVTAYLSVISKGSAAFVLLAILVKVFVPMISDWQEILYWVTIASITIANIFAVRQQNLKRLMAFSSISQAGYIMLGVIGGTAQGMTALVYYVLVYATANLGVFAVITIVALRSQKFTLEDYAGLYKTNPKIALLMTLSLFSLAGIPPFAGFFSKFFIFMAAFDAGFHLLVFIALVNTVISLYYYLLIVKAMYITPSDNPIPTFRSDRCTKWGLALCTLGIIGLGIVSIVYQSIDKLSFGI; translated from the coding sequence ATGGATTATTCACAATTTCTATATATGCGAGAAGAGCTGTCGCTCATAGCTGTCCTACTGCTGCTATTCCTAGCTGACCTCTTCATGAGTCCGGATGCACACAAGAATAGCGGGAAAGCACGCCTGAACACAATGCTGCCTGTTATTCTGATGGCTATCCATACAGCAATCAATTTAATTCCGGGGACTGCTGCCGATGCATTCGGTGGGATGTATCATTATGTACCAATGCACACAGTGATAAAATCAATCCTGCACATCGGTACGCTGATTGTTTTCCTGATGGCACACGAATGGATGAAAAGAGAAGATACTTCGTTCAAGCAAGGAGAATTCTATGTACTGACCCTCTCTACCTTGTTTGGTATGTACCTCATGATTTCTGCCGGACACTTCCTGATGTTCTTCATCGGGCTGGAAACAGCTTCTATCCCGATGGCAGCACTGATCGCCTTTGATAAATACCGTCATAACTCTGCCGAGGCAGGAGCCAAATACATTCTGACAGCTCTTTTCTCCAGTGCATTACTGTTGTTCGGTCTGTCAATGTTCTACGGTTCCGCTGGTACTCTTTATTTCGATGACCTTCCTGCCCATATCAACGGAAACCCTTTGCAAATCATGGCATTTGTATTCTTCTTTGCAGGAATGGCATTCAAATTATCATTGGTTCCGTTTCACTTATGGACAGCAGACGTTTACGAAGGTGCTCCGAGTACAGTTACCGCTTATTTGAGCGTTATATCAAAAGGATCGGCTGCATTTGTACTATTGGCTATCCTAGTCAAAGTATTCGTTCCAATGATTAGTGACTGGCAAGAAATACTTTATTGGGTAACCATCGCTTCCATCACTATTGCCAATATATTTGCTGTCCGTCAGCAGAACCTGAAGCGTTTGATGGCGTTCTCCAGTATTTCACAAGCGGGATACATTATGTTGGGCGTTATAGGAGGCACAGCACAGGGCATGACAGCTTTGGTATATTACGTATTGGTGTATGCAACTGCCAACCTCGGAGTATTTGCAGTCATTACTATCGTAGCATTACGCAGCCAAAAATTTACACTCGAAGATTACGCCGGACTTTATAAGACGAATCCTAAAATTGCTCTCCTGATGACCCTGTCTCTGTTCTCATTGGCAGGTATTCCCCCGTTTGCCGGATTCTTCTCCAAGTTCTTTATCTTCATGGCTGCTTTCGATGCAGGTTTTCACTTGCTGGTATTCATCGCATTGGTAAATACTGTGATTTCATTGTACTACTATCTGTTGATTGTAAAAGCAATGTATATCACTCCTTCCGACAACCCGATTCCTACTTTCCGCAGCGACCGTTGCACGAAATGGGGACTGGCACTCTGCACATTGGGTATTATCGGTCTTGGCATTGTAAGTATCGTATATCAATCTATTGATAAATTGTCGTTCGGTATATAG